In Burkholderia pseudomultivorans, the DNA window TGGCTGCACGACAACCTGCAGCCGGGCGCGTCGGTGCGCGTGCTCGGGCCGGCCGGCGAATTCACGTGCGCGCGGCATCCGGCGCGCAAGTACCTGTTCCTGTCGGCGGGCTCGGGCGTCACGCCGCTGATGTCGATGAGCCGCGCGCACCACGATCTCGCGGAGGATCGCGACATCGTGTTCGTGCACAGCGCGCGCACGCCGGACGACATCATCTTCGCGCGCGAGCTCGACCTGATCGCGTCGAATCACACGAACTTCCGCGCGTCGTACGTCGTCGAGCGCGTCGGTGCGCGCACGAACTGGCCGGGCGTCACGGGCTTCCTGACGCTGCCGCTGCTGAAGCTGATCGCACCGGACTTCATGGAGCGCGAGATCTTCACGTGCGGCCCCGCGCCGTACATGAAGGCCGTGCGCGACCTGCTCGACGAAGCGGGCTTCGATCGCAAGCGCTATCACGAGGAGAGCTTCTCGTTCGAAACGCTCGCGCAGACCGCGAGCGACGAACTGCTCGCCGATCTCGCGCCGGTCGCCGACGACGGTGGAGTCGCGACGAAGCAGTACACGGTCAGCTTCGCGAAGAGCAATCGCGAGATCGCATGCGGCTCGGAGCAGCACGTGCTCGACGCGGCGCGCCAGTCCGGCGTGCGGCTGCCGGCATCGTGCACGCAGGGGATGTGCGGCACCTGCAAGGTGAAGCTCGTGTCGGGGCAGGTCGACATGAAGCACAACGGCGGGATTCGCCAGCGCGAGATCGATCAGGGCATGGTGCTGCTTTGCTGCAGCAAGCCGCTGTCGGATCTGGTGATCGATAAGTGACGACTGGCCGCGATGCGACGCGATGCGTCGCATCCGGACAAGCATCTGTCGGAAAAAAACGCTACCGCGGATTTGTGGTTGAAGAACCTAGAGAGACAACGCGCGGACGCGCATTTCAAGGAGATCGACCATGAAGCTACTCGGAAAACTGTTGTGGACCGGCGCACTGTCGGCGATGGTGGCACTGAGCGCATCGGCGCTCGCCGATACGAAGCCGACGCTGAAGATCGGCTACGTCGAAGGCTGGGACGATAGCGTCGCGACGTCGAACGTCGCCGCGCGGATCATCGAGAAGAAGCTCGGCTACCCGGTCCAGCTGGTGCCGGTCGCGGCCGGCGTGATGTGGCAGGGCGTCGCGCGCGGCGACCTCGACGGCACGCTGTCCGCGTGGCTGCCGGTCACGCAGGGCGCGTACTGGGATCAGTTCAAGACCAAGGTCGTCAATCTCGGCACGAACTTCCCCGACGCGAAGATCGGCCTGATCGTGCCGGCCTACGTGAAGGCGAAGAGCATCGACGACCTCAACGCGGAGAAGGGCGATTTCGGCGGCCGCATCGTCGGCATCGATGCCGGCGCGGGCGTGATGCGCAAGACCGACGACGCGATCAAGAGCTACGGGCTGAACTACACGCTGATGCCGAGCTCGGGCAGCGCGATGACGGCCGAACTCGCCCGCTCGATCCATGCGAACAAGGCGGTGGTCATCACCGGCTGGGCGCCGCACTGGATGTTCGCGAAGTGGAAGCTGCGCTTCCTCGAGGATCCGAAGAAGGTGTACGGCGAAGCCGAGCACGTCGACAGCGTCGTGAATCCGGCGCTCGAAACGAAGGCGAAGCCGGTGGTCGCGTTCCTGAAGAAGTTCCAGTGGAAGCCGGGCGAAATCGACAGCGTGATGCTGTCGATCCAGAACGGTTCGAAGCCGGAAGCGGCTGCCGATGCATGGATCGCGGCGCATGCGGACCGCGTGAATGCATGGACGGAGGGTGCGCAGTAAGCACGCGGCGATTCGTCACACGAAATAACCAAAGAGACAGTCCGGGAATGGCTTGCAGGAATCCGAAATAATCGCGATGCACTGCGGCCATATCCCGGAATTTTTTTGCCGATTCTGCAAAAAAGTGCGTATGTTGTTACACTAGCGCGCTTGTGCAGAGTCATCACAGGAGGATTTGGATGAGTCAGGCAGGACTGCGTGCGAACCGCACCAGTGATGTTGAGGCAACCATCTCACATGATTCGACGGGCCACACGCTGCATCGTGGCCTGACTTGGAAGGACGCATTCTGGGTGACGAGCGGCGTGCCGGCAGGCGTGCTGTTCACGATCGGCGGCGTATGTGCGACGATCGGCCAGCCCGCGTGGGCGATCTGGATCGCCGCGATCACGATGGGGCTGATTCAAAGCGCGACTTATGCGGAAATATCGGGGCTATTTCCTCATAAATCGGGCGGCGCGTCGGTGTACGGCGCGATCGGCTGGGTTCGCTACAGCAAGCTGATTGCCCCGGTTTCCGTGTGGTGCAACTGGCTCGCATGGTCGCCGATGCTTGCGCTCGGCTGCGGCCTCGCGGCGAGCTATGCGCTCACGAGTCTCTTTCCCGCCGATGCGGCGGTGCTGCACTGGCAGCTCAAGGTTGCGGATCTTGGTTTCATCAAGCCGGGTCTGTCGCTGCGGATCAACGCGACGTTCATCATCGCGACGATCCTGCTTCTCATCACGTTCAAGCTTCAGCACAGCGGTGCGTCCAAGGCTGCGCGCACGCAGCGCATTCTCGGCATCGCGTCGCTCACGCCGCTGCTGATCGTCGGCATCGTGCCGTTCGTCACCGGCGACGTGCCGATGTCGAACCTGCTTCCGCTGCTGCCGCTCGGTCACGACGCGCACGGCAACCTCACGGCCGCGACGTTCGGCGCGTGGAACGGGCAGGGCGTGACGATGGCGCTGGGTGCGATGTTCATGGCCGGCTGGGCGTCGTACGGCTTCGAGACGGCCGTCTGCTACACGCGCGAATTCCGCGATCCGCGCCGCGACACCGCGAAAGCGATCTTCTGGTCGGGCGCGCTGTGCCTGGTCGTGATGACGCTCGTGCCGATGGCGTTCCAGGGCGCGCTCGGCACGCAGGCGATGCTCGATCCGGCGATCGGCGACGGCACCGGCGTGGCGGCCGCGATGGCGAAGATCGTCGGCGGCGGCGCGTGGGTCGCGAATGCGGTCGTCGTGATGCTGATGCTGTCGATCCTGCTGATCGTGATGACGTCGATGATGGGCTCGTCGCGCACGCTGTACCAGGCATCGGTCGACGGCTGGCTGCCGAAGTACCTGTCGCACGTGAACGAGCACGGCTCGCCGACGCGCGCGATGTGGACCGATCTCGGCTTCAACCTCGTGTTGCTGATGATGTCGGACTACATGACGGTGCTGTCGATCTCGAACGTCTGCTACATGTTGTTCGTGTTCCTGAATTTGCAGTCGGGATGGATCCACCGGATGGATCGCGGCAGCTGGGATCGTCCGTTCCGCTGTCCGACGTGGCTGCTGGTCGCCGGCTCGCTGTGCGGATACGCGAACCTCGTCTATGTCGGCGCCGGCGCGAACCTGCAGGGCGACGGTACGCTGCGCAACGGCCTGATCGCGATGCTGCTGATCGTGCCGGTG includes these proteins:
- a CDS encoding hybrid-cluster NAD(P)-dependent oxidoreductase; its protein translation is MMRDAANFEPTDSRVTRPAFWNALSERWTSDVEETLVCCHVRQETHDVKSFFFRSPQGRTFSFEPGQFLTLELDIDGETINRCYTISSSPTRPHTVSITVKRVPGGKVSNWLHDNLQPGASVRVLGPAGEFTCARHPARKYLFLSAGSGVTPLMSMSRAHHDLAEDRDIVFVHSARTPDDIIFARELDLIASNHTNFRASYVVERVGARTNWPGVTGFLTLPLLKLIAPDFMEREIFTCGPAPYMKAVRDLLDEAGFDRKRYHEESFSFETLAQTASDELLADLAPVADDGGVATKQYTVSFAKSNREIACGSEQHVLDAARQSGVRLPASCTQGMCGTCKVKLVSGQVDMKHNGGIRQREIDQGMVLLCCSKPLSDLVIDK
- a CDS encoding glycine betaine ABC transporter substrate-binding protein encodes the protein MKLLGKLLWTGALSAMVALSASALADTKPTLKIGYVEGWDDSVATSNVAARIIEKKLGYPVQLVPVAAGVMWQGVARGDLDGTLSAWLPVTQGAYWDQFKTKVVNLGTNFPDAKIGLIVPAYVKAKSIDDLNAEKGDFGGRIVGIDAGAGVMRKTDDAIKSYGLNYTLMPSSGSAMTAELARSIHANKAVVITGWAPHWMFAKWKLRFLEDPKKVYGEAEHVDSVVNPALETKAKPVVAFLKKFQWKPGEIDSVMLSIQNGSKPEAAADAWIAAHADRVNAWTEGAQ
- a CDS encoding APC family permease, producing MSQAGLRANRTSDVEATISHDSTGHTLHRGLTWKDAFWVTSGVPAGVLFTIGGVCATIGQPAWAIWIAAITMGLIQSATYAEISGLFPHKSGGASVYGAIGWVRYSKLIAPVSVWCNWLAWSPMLALGCGLAASYALTSLFPADAAVLHWQLKVADLGFIKPGLSLRINATFIIATILLLITFKLQHSGASKAARTQRILGIASLTPLLIVGIVPFVTGDVPMSNLLPLLPLGHDAHGNLTAATFGAWNGQGVTMALGAMFMAGWASYGFETAVCYTREFRDPRRDTAKAIFWSGALCLVVMTLVPMAFQGALGTQAMLDPAIGDGTGVAAAMAKIVGGGAWVANAVVVMLMLSILLIVMTSMMGSSRTLYQASVDGWLPKYLSHVNEHGSPTRAMWTDLGFNLVLLMMSDYMTVLSISNVCYMLFVFLNLQSGWIHRMDRGSWDRPFRCPTWLLVAGSLCGYANLVYVGAGANLQGDGTLRNGLIAMLLIVPVFLYRHYWQDRGRFPAQMQRDMELEVPKRSMWLNLAPYAALVGAALTIGLSYYFAWVK